Proteins from a genomic interval of Stenotrophomonas maltophilia:
- a CDS encoding Bax inhibitor-1/YccA family protein gives MRSGNPALSESTFLDLASGSVVTSPDQAMTLNGTVNKTGFLLLLTVLTAAFAWNQSIDEYDQVMDAARLYAMGGAIGGLVLALVTVFKKEWSPVTAPMYALVEGLFLGAISAVFNAKFPGIVFQAVLLTFGTLFALLIAYRSGVIKATENFKMGVVAATGGIALLYLASFVLGFFNIDVPVIHDSSWLGIAFSLFVVVVAALNLVLDFDFIETGVAQRAPKYMEWYGAFGLMVTLVWLYVEFLRLLSKIQQR, from the coding sequence ATGCGCAGCGGCAACCCGGCTCTTTCCGAGTCGACCTTCCTCGACCTCGCCAGTGGCTCGGTGGTAACCAGCCCCGACCAGGCCATGACGCTCAACGGCACCGTCAACAAGACCGGTTTCCTGCTGCTGCTGACAGTGTTGACGGCGGCCTTCGCCTGGAACCAGTCGATCGACGAGTACGACCAGGTCATGGACGCGGCCAGGCTGTACGCCATGGGCGGCGCGATCGGCGGCCTGGTACTGGCACTGGTTACCGTCTTCAAGAAGGAATGGTCCCCGGTCACCGCGCCGATGTACGCGCTGGTCGAGGGGCTTTTCCTCGGCGCCATCTCGGCCGTCTTCAACGCCAAGTTCCCGGGCATCGTGTTCCAGGCGGTGCTGCTGACCTTCGGCACCCTGTTCGCGCTGCTGATCGCCTACCGCAGCGGCGTGATCAAGGCCACCGAGAACTTCAAGATGGGTGTGGTCGCCGCCACCGGCGGCATCGCCCTGCTCTACCTGGCCTCGTTCGTGCTCGGCTTCTTCAACATCGATGTGCCGGTGATCCACGATTCCAGTTGGCTGGGCATTGCGTTCAGCCTGTTCGTGGTGGTCGTCGCCGCGCTGAACCTGGTGCTGGATTTCGACTTCATCGAAACCGGCGTGGCCCAGCGCGCACCGAAGTACATGGAGTGGTATGGCGCATTCGGCCTGATGGTGACCCTGGTCTGGCTGTATGTGGAGTTCCTGCGCCTGCTGTCGAAGATCCAGCAGCGCTGA
- a CDS encoding sulfite exporter TauE/SafE family protein, translating to MESVYLLVALGAIVAGFVQGLSGFAFGMVAMSFWAWGLEPRLAATLSVFGALVGQVVAVFTVRRGFNPRLLLPFVLGGLAGIPLGVMLLPQLDMDWFKALLGGFLALWCPVMLMARSLPPITVGGRVGDAIAGMAGGVLSGIGGFAGPVPTLWSTLRGFGKDEQRAVIQNFNLAMLAVTMATYVGTGLVTRQMLPYFAIVAPAMLVPTLLGARVYIGISEARFRQIVLSLLTASGIALLASSLPTLLARAPAA from the coding sequence ATGGAATCGGTGTACCTGCTGGTCGCGCTCGGCGCGATCGTCGCCGGATTCGTGCAGGGGCTGTCGGGTTTCGCCTTCGGCATGGTGGCGATGTCGTTCTGGGCATGGGGGCTGGAGCCGCGACTGGCGGCCACACTGTCGGTGTTCGGCGCGCTGGTCGGCCAGGTGGTGGCGGTGTTCACCGTGCGCCGCGGCTTCAATCCGCGCCTGCTGCTGCCTTTCGTGCTGGGTGGGCTGGCCGGCATTCCGCTGGGCGTGATGCTGCTGCCGCAGCTGGACATGGACTGGTTCAAGGCTTTGCTGGGCGGCTTCCTGGCGCTGTGGTGCCCGGTGATGCTGATGGCGCGCTCGTTGCCGCCGATCACCGTCGGAGGGCGCGTGGGTGATGCCATTGCCGGTATGGCCGGTGGCGTGCTCAGTGGCATCGGTGGCTTCGCCGGGCCGGTGCCGACGTTGTGGAGCACGCTGCGCGGCTTCGGCAAGGACGAGCAGCGCGCGGTCATCCAGAACTTCAACCTGGCCATGCTGGCGGTGACCATGGCCACCTATGTCGGAACTGGCCTGGTGACGCGGCAGATGCTGCCGTACTTCGCCATCGTGGCGCCGGCCATGCTGGTGCCGACGCTGCTGGGCGCGCGGGTCTACATCGGTATCAGCGAGGCGCGCTTCCGGCAGATCGTACTGAGTCTGCTGACCGCATCCGGCATCGCGCTGCTGGCCTCGTCGCTGCCGACGCTGCTGGCGCGTGCGCCGGCAGCCTGA
- a CDS encoding cysteine hydrolase family protein has product MNLSAFGLASLIGMAATAPVAAAEPAHPTIRHMAGAPVAASLDAAKTAVLVIDFQNEYFDASAAPGFAGGRMVIPDGVAALRQAKRVVEFADANGIRVIHVQHVLPAGAPLFAQGSVNAAFHRGLLPRQGEAVVQKDNVSVFAGASAAVLDTVLKDAGIDTLIVTGLQTHACVAGAARDAAAAPRGYRVIVSSDATASRDLDLAGGQRMDHRALHGASLAQIEDTFGDVLSTDAILALPVRKAGDGA; this is encoded by the coding sequence ATGAACCTTTCCGCCTTCGGCCTGGCCAGCCTGATCGGCATGGCCGCCACCGCCCCGGTCGCCGCTGCCGAACCGGCCCATCCCACCATCCGCCATATGGCCGGCGCGCCGGTCGCGGCCTCGCTGGATGCCGCGAAGACCGCCGTGCTGGTCATCGATTTCCAAAACGAATACTTCGACGCCAGTGCCGCGCCCGGCTTTGCTGGTGGCCGCATGGTCATCCCTGACGGCGTAGCCGCGCTGCGCCAGGCGAAGCGGGTGGTCGAGTTCGCTGATGCCAACGGCATCCGCGTGATCCACGTGCAGCATGTGCTGCCGGCCGGCGCGCCGCTGTTCGCGCAGGGCAGCGTCAACGCCGCCTTCCATCGGGGCCTGCTGCCGCGCCAGGGCGAGGCCGTGGTGCAGAAGGACAACGTGAGCGTGTTCGCCGGCGCCTCGGCTGCCGTGCTGGACACCGTGCTGAAGGACGCCGGCATCGACACGCTGATCGTCACCGGCCTGCAGACCCATGCCTGCGTGGCCGGCGCCGCCCGTGACGCTGCCGCCGCACCGCGCGGCTACCGGGTGATCGTGTCGTCCGATGCGACGGCCAGTCGCGATCTGGATCTGGCCGGCGGCCAGCGCATGGATCATCGCGCGCTGCACGGGGCCTCGCTGGCGCAGATCGAGGATACCTTTGGTGACGTTCTGAGTACCGATGCAATCCTGGCGCTGCCGGTGCGCAAGGCCGGCGACGGCGCTTGA
- the grxC gene encoding glutaredoxin 3: MTAQTAGGAPAITIYSTAVCPYCVAAKNFLKSKGQQWTEVRIDLDPAEREKMMALTRRTSVPQIFVGDVHVGGYDDMMALHREGKLEPLLAGQGQA; this comes from the coding sequence GTGACAGCCCAGACCGCCGGCGGTGCCCCCGCCATCACCATCTATTCCACCGCCGTCTGCCCGTACTGCGTGGCCGCCAAGAACTTCCTCAAGAGCAAGGGCCAGCAGTGGACCGAGGTCCGCATCGACCTGGACCCGGCCGAGCGCGAGAAGATGATGGCGCTGACCCGCCGCACCAGTGTGCCGCAGATCTTCGTCGGCGACGTCCATGTCGGCGGCTACGACGACATGATGGCCCTGCACCGTGAAGGCAAGCTTGAGCCGCTGCTGGCCGGGCAGGGCCAGGCATGA
- the phoB gene encoding phosphate regulon transcriptional regulator PhoB, which yields MQKRILIVDDEPAIREMVAFALRKGDYEPVHAGDAREAQTAIADRVPDLILLDWMLPGTSGLDLARRWRKETLTREVPIIMLTARGEENDRVGGLEAGVDDYVVKPFSARELLARIRAVMRRAREDDEDGSVAVGPIRIDGAAHRVFANDQPVPIGPTEYRLLHFFMTHPERVYTRAQLLDHVWGGSVYVEERTIDVHIRRLRKTLEPFNAENMVQTVRGAGYRFSTAT from the coding sequence GTGCAGAAACGCATCCTGATCGTCGATGACGAGCCCGCGATCCGTGAAATGGTCGCCTTCGCCCTGCGCAAGGGCGATTACGAACCGGTCCACGCCGGCGATGCCCGTGAGGCCCAGACCGCGATCGCCGACCGCGTTCCCGACCTGATCCTGCTGGACTGGATGCTGCCCGGCACCAGCGGCCTGGATCTGGCCCGCCGCTGGCGCAAGGAAACGCTGACCCGCGAAGTACCGATCATCATGCTGACCGCCCGCGGTGAAGAGAACGACCGTGTCGGTGGCCTGGAAGCCGGTGTCGACGACTACGTGGTCAAGCCGTTCTCGGCGCGCGAACTGCTGGCCCGCATCCGTGCGGTCATGCGCCGCGCCCGCGAGGACGACGAGGACGGCAGCGTGGCGGTCGGCCCGATCCGCATCGACGGCGCCGCCCATCGCGTGTTCGCCAACGACCAGCCGGTGCCGATCGGCCCGACCGAATACCGCCTGCTGCACTTCTTCATGACCCACCCCGAGCGCGTCTACACCCGCGCCCAGCTGCTGGACCATGTGTGGGGCGGCAGCGTGTACGTGGAGGAGCGCACCATCGACGTGCACATCCGCCGCCTGCGCAAGACGCTGGAACCGTTCAACGCCGAGAACATGGTGCAGACCGTGCGCGGCGCCGGCTACCGCTTCTCCACCGCCACCTGA
- the clpP gene encoding ATP-dependent Clp endopeptidase proteolytic subunit ClpP → MDNRTKALNLVPMVVEQTSRGERAYDIYSRLLKERLIFLVGPIDDHMANVVVAQLLFLESENPEKDINIYINSPGGVVTAGMAIYDTMQYIKPNVSTTCIGQAASMGALLLAAGEAGKRYALPNSRVMIHQPLGGYQGQATDIDIHAREILTLRSRLNEVLAKHTGQSLETIARDTERDNFKSAFEAQAYGLVDQVLERRPDESIQAG, encoded by the coding sequence ATGGACAACCGAACCAAAGCCCTGAACCTGGTTCCGATGGTGGTCGAGCAGACCAGCCGCGGCGAGCGTGCCTACGACATCTATTCGCGCCTGTTGAAGGAGCGCCTGATCTTCCTCGTGGGCCCGATCGACGATCACATGGCCAACGTGGTGGTGGCGCAGTTGCTGTTCCTGGAATCGGAAAACCCGGAAAAGGACATCAACATCTACATCAACTCGCCGGGTGGCGTGGTCACCGCCGGCATGGCGATCTACGACACCATGCAGTACATCAAGCCGAATGTGAGCACCACCTGCATCGGCCAGGCCGCCTCGATGGGCGCCCTGCTGCTGGCCGCGGGCGAAGCCGGCAAGCGCTACGCGCTGCCGAACTCGCGCGTGATGATCCACCAGCCGCTGGGCGGCTACCAGGGCCAGGCGACCGACATCGACATCCACGCGCGTGAGATCCTGACCCTGCGTTCGCGCCTGAACGAGGTGCTGGCCAAGCACACCGGCCAGTCGCTGGAGACGATCGCCCGTGACACCGAGCGCGACAACTTCAAGAGCGCCTTCGAGGCGCAGGCCTACGGTCTGGTCGACCAGGTCCTGGAGCGTCGTCCGGATGAGTCGATCCAGGCCGGCTGA
- the tig gene encoding trigger factor: MQASIESTGNLERRLSFSLPEERLQSHIVGRLGEIARTTRIKGFRPGKVPAKVIEQRFGAQVRGEALDGLLRETFDAAVREHDLRIVGSPRIDKGDEGEFSFVATVEVVPDFGDIDVSKLTVVRHSAEITDADIDQMIENLQNQRRTWAPVSRGAQDGDLVAVETWSQAGEERLPAEGTEKGSIVLGQGMMFETIEKGLVGLAKGEEKTLDVEFPADWRVPVLAGKTVQVTVKVAEVSEPVVPAVDEAFIKSFGVKGGDVEQFRSDIRANLERELKGALMNRLRREVGEQLIAAYSSVEMPPRLVENEARAMLAQQVEQIRRNGQNVGEIPADAHEGFKDAAAKRVLVGLLVGEVARINDLRLEAKRLNETMRLIASTYEEPEQVIEMYRNDPQLMSGLQNRVMEEQVIDWIAERAQHTEEKLSFQDAIRQ; the protein is encoded by the coding sequence ATGCAAGCTTCGATCGAATCCACCGGCAACCTGGAACGCCGCCTGAGCTTCTCGCTGCCGGAAGAGCGTCTGCAGAGCCACATCGTCGGCCGCCTGGGCGAAATCGCCCGTACCACCCGCATCAAGGGTTTCCGTCCGGGCAAGGTGCCGGCCAAGGTGATCGAGCAGCGCTTCGGCGCGCAGGTCCGTGGCGAGGCGCTGGACGGCCTGCTGCGCGAAACCTTCGACGCGGCCGTGCGCGAGCACGACCTGCGCATCGTCGGCAGCCCGCGCATCGACAAGGGCGACGAGGGTGAGTTCTCCTTCGTCGCCACCGTGGAAGTGGTGCCGGACTTCGGCGACATCGACGTCAGCAAGCTGACCGTCGTGCGCCACAGCGCCGAGATCACCGACGCCGACATCGACCAGATGATCGAGAACCTGCAGAACCAGCGTCGTACCTGGGCCCCGGTCAGCCGTGGCGCACAGGACGGTGATCTGGTCGCCGTGGAAACCTGGTCGCAGGCCGGCGAAGAGCGCCTGCCGGCCGAGGGCACCGAGAAGGGTTCGATCGTGCTCGGCCAGGGCATGATGTTCGAAACCATCGAAAAGGGCCTGGTTGGCCTGGCCAAGGGCGAAGAGAAGACCCTGGACGTCGAGTTCCCGGCGGACTGGCGCGTGCCGGTGCTGGCCGGCAAGACCGTGCAGGTCACCGTCAAGGTTGCCGAAGTCTCCGAGCCGGTCGTGCCGGCGGTCGACGAAGCCTTCATCAAGAGCTTCGGCGTGAAGGGCGGCGATGTGGAGCAGTTCCGCAGCGACATCCGCGCCAACCTGGAGCGCGAGCTGAAGGGCGCCCTGATGAACCGTCTGCGCCGCGAAGTGGGCGAGCAGCTGATTGCCGCCTATTCGTCGGTGGAAATGCCGCCGCGCCTGGTCGAGAACGAGGCCCGCGCCATGCTGGCCCAGCAGGTCGAGCAGATCCGCCGCAACGGCCAGAACGTCGGTGAGATCCCGGCCGATGCCCACGAAGGCTTCAAGGACGCCGCCGCCAAGCGCGTGCTGGTCGGCCTGCTGGTCGGCGAGGTGGCCCGCATCAACGACCTGCGCCTGGAAGCCAAGCGCCTGAACGAAACGATGCGTCTGATCGCTTCGACCTACGAAGAGCCGGAGCAGGTCATTGAGATGTACCGCAACGACCCCCAGCTGATGTCTGGCCTGCAGAACCGTGTGATGGAAGAGCAGGTGATCGACTGGATCGCCGAGCGTGCCCAGCACACCGAAGAGAAGCTGTCGTTCCAGGACGCGATCCGCCAGTAA
- a CDS encoding carboxymuconolactone decarboxylase family protein has translation MSTADDGSKDRIAEFTDFRKRMNERILGEPNQVVRRFFALDTQTYQAGALDVKTKELLGLVASMVLRCDDCISYHVAQCKDAGVTREEFFETFSVGLVVGGSIVIPHLRRAVDFLDQLEGGAAAPAAHEH, from the coding sequence ATGAGCACGGCCGACGACGGCAGCAAGGACCGCATCGCCGAATTCACCGACTTCCGCAAGCGCATGAACGAGCGCATCCTGGGTGAACCGAACCAGGTGGTGCGGCGCTTCTTCGCGCTGGATACGCAGACCTACCAGGCCGGCGCGCTGGACGTGAAGACCAAGGAACTGCTGGGCCTGGTGGCCTCGATGGTGCTGCGCTGCGACGACTGCATCAGCTACCACGTGGCCCAGTGCAAGGACGCCGGGGTGACCCGTGAGGAGTTCTTCGAGACCTTCTCGGTCGGCCTGGTGGTCGGCGGCTCGATCGTGATCCCGCACCTGCGCCGCGCGGTCGACTTCCTCGACCAGCTTGAAGGCGGCGCGGCCGCCCCGGCAGCGCACGAGCACTGA
- a CDS encoding isocitrate dehydrogenase, whose product MTQKITVIRGDGIGPEIMDATLFVLDQLNAGLEYEDADAGLVALEKHGDLMPAVTLESIARNKVALKSPLTTPVGGGFTSINVSLRRHFDLYANVRPAHTFPNTKSRFDNVDLITVRENTEGAYLAEGQEVSADGETAFSGTRITRKGSERIVRYAFELARSVGRKKVTAVHKANIIKSTSGLFLNVAREVAAQYPDIEFQEMIVDNCCMQLVMRPEQFDVIVTTNLFGDIISDLCAGLVGGLGLAPGANIGKDAAIFEAVHGTAPDIAGQGKANPCALLLAAAQMLDHIGQPENAERLRKAIVATMEAKDSLTGDLGGTGTTMSFAKAIATRL is encoded by the coding sequence ATGACGCAGAAAATTACGGTCATCCGCGGCGACGGCATTGGCCCGGAAATCATGGACGCCACCCTGTTCGTGCTCGACCAGCTCAACGCTGGCCTGGAGTATGAAGACGCCGACGCCGGCCTGGTGGCCCTGGAAAAGCACGGCGACCTGATGCCGGCGGTGACCCTGGAGTCGATCGCGCGCAACAAGGTCGCGCTGAAGAGCCCGCTGACCACCCCCGTCGGTGGTGGCTTCACCTCGATCAACGTCAGCCTGCGCCGCCATTTCGACCTGTACGCCAACGTGCGTCCGGCCCACACCTTCCCGAACACCAAGTCGCGTTTCGACAACGTCGACCTGATCACCGTTCGTGAGAACACCGAAGGTGCGTACCTGGCCGAAGGCCAGGAAGTGTCGGCTGATGGCGAGACCGCCTTCTCCGGCACCCGCATCACCCGCAAGGGTTCCGAGCGTATCGTGCGCTACGCCTTCGAGCTGGCCCGCAGCGTCGGCCGCAAGAAGGTCACCGCCGTACACAAGGCCAACATCATCAAGTCGACCTCGGGCCTGTTCCTGAACGTCGCCCGTGAAGTGGCCGCGCAGTACCCGGACATCGAGTTCCAGGAAATGATCGTCGACAACTGCTGCATGCAGCTGGTGATGCGTCCGGAACAGTTCGACGTGATCGTTACCACCAACCTGTTCGGCGACATCATCTCCGACCTGTGCGCCGGCCTGGTGGGCGGCCTGGGCCTGGCCCCGGGTGCCAACATCGGCAAGGATGCGGCGATCTTCGAAGCCGTGCACGGCACCGCGCCGGACATCGCCGGCCAGGGCAAGGCCAATCCGTGCGCGCTGTTGCTGGCAGCGGCGCAGATGCTGGACCATATCGGCCAGCCGGAAAACGCCGAGCGCCTGCGCAAGGCCATCGTGGCGACCATGGAAGCCAAGGATTCGCTGACCGGCGACCTCGGCGGCACCGGTACCACCATGAGCTTCGCCAAGGCTATCGCCACCCGCCTGTAA
- a CDS encoding LysR family transcriptional regulator, translating into MDHFAALRALRAIVDAGGFTAAAERLGTTHSAMSRQLRQLEDHLQVRLLDRNSRRLSLTEAGRDYYQEAGALLDRLQEADDRARAGQAQPGGSVRISVPQVVASQELPQWLPSFLQRYPQVSLDLSADDQLVDVVGGGFDLALRIAHALPDSQLVARELASCPRILVAAPAYLARHGLPRQAADLAQHALLGFSPTPSMPPWQLQGPRGASMNIEAGQRLRVDATPALYAAALAGMGISLFTALTVQEDLRAGRLIRVLPAWHAGQRRYFALYPHARALAPKVRALVEHLAAHYAAQVGAAG; encoded by the coding sequence ATGGATCATTTCGCTGCCCTGCGTGCGCTGCGCGCCATCGTCGACGCAGGCGGCTTCACTGCTGCGGCCGAACGCCTGGGCACGACCCACTCGGCGATGTCTCGGCAGCTGCGGCAACTGGAAGACCATCTGCAGGTGCGCCTGCTCGATCGCAACAGCCGCCGGCTGTCATTGACCGAAGCCGGACGCGATTACTACCAGGAGGCCGGCGCGCTGCTCGATCGTCTGCAGGAGGCGGATGACCGCGCGCGCGCAGGACAGGCCCAGCCCGGTGGCTCAGTGCGCATCAGCGTGCCGCAGGTGGTCGCCAGCCAGGAGTTGCCACAGTGGTTGCCGTCGTTCCTGCAGCGCTACCCGCAGGTCTCGCTGGATCTGTCGGCCGATGATCAGCTGGTCGATGTCGTGGGCGGTGGGTTCGACCTGGCCCTGCGCATCGCGCATGCGTTGCCGGACAGCCAACTGGTCGCACGTGAACTGGCCAGCTGCCCGCGCATACTGGTGGCCGCGCCAGCCTATCTGGCCCGGCACGGCCTGCCGCGGCAGGCGGCCGACCTTGCGCAGCACGCCCTGCTGGGCTTCAGTCCCACGCCGTCGATGCCGCCCTGGCAGCTGCAGGGGCCGCGTGGTGCCAGCATGAACATCGAGGCTGGCCAGCGCCTGCGCGTGGATGCCACGCCAGCGCTGTATGCCGCCGCGCTGGCGGGAATGGGCATCAGCCTGTTCACCGCGCTGACGGTGCAGGAAGATCTGCGCGCCGGTCGATTGATCCGTGTGCTGCCAGCGTGGCATGCGGGGCAGCGACGCTACTTCGCGCTGTATCCACATGCGCGTGCGCTTGCCCCCAAGGTGCGTGCGCTGGTCGAGCACCTCGCGGCGCACTACGCTGCACAGGTGGGCGCGGCAGGGTAG
- a CDS encoding M48 family metalloprotease produces the protein MVAPCPATLGAPCPRTFCLRALLLTTAVTLALAMPLAQAQEKLPDIGSSAGELLTPARQAEYGAMMLRELRNYGYLLDDPLVNDWLQTMGTRLGSNSDQPRQPYTFFVMKDRQINAFATLGGYIGVNAGLVLTAEREDEVAAVLSHEIAHVTQQHVLRGVERAQRDQIPILLGMLAAVVAAQASNSTSSGNATMAAISSGMGLMQQRQINYTRSNESEADRLGIRTLSRSGYDVDAMAGFFERMSAAMRGNEGGYSVPEFLRTHPVNITRISEAKARAEQMKKDTVLLTTSTPSGERKERVNPADPGLAEPLLRGNNPLLPSSVLRIPVGQLARGASGDFEWARERLRVLSADSTAELEREYADMAKRQKDGLNDAQRYGQALAVMRGGRSGATQARQTLASLLQTRPDNLWLALGLGEAESRAGLGAQANTRFEQLLREHPNSRPVALTYAEILNEQGTREAGQRAQAMLRPLLSQSGNDPVFQQRYARASELAGDSVRASEAYAEAAFLSGRPEQSLMQLQALKRNPALDYVGRARVDARIEAITPTVLELRRQGVQDPDLDRR, from the coding sequence ATGGTTGCCCCCTGCCCTGCCACGCTTGGCGCGCCCTGCCCGAGGACCTTCTGCTTGCGAGCCCTGCTGCTGACTACCGCCGTCACCCTGGCCCTGGCCATGCCGCTGGCCCAGGCCCAGGAGAAGCTGCCCGACATCGGCTCCTCGGCCGGCGAGCTGCTGACCCCGGCGCGCCAGGCCGAGTACGGCGCGATGATGCTGCGCGAGCTGCGCAACTACGGCTACCTGCTGGACGACCCGCTGGTGAACGATTGGCTGCAGACCATGGGCACCCGGCTTGGCTCCAACAGCGACCAGCCGCGCCAGCCCTACACCTTCTTCGTGATGAAGGACCGCCAGATCAACGCCTTCGCGACCCTTGGCGGCTACATCGGGGTCAATGCCGGCCTGGTGCTGACCGCCGAACGCGAGGATGAGGTGGCTGCGGTGCTGTCCCACGAAATCGCCCATGTCACCCAGCAGCACGTGCTGCGCGGGGTCGAGCGCGCCCAGCGCGACCAGATTCCGATCCTGCTGGGCATGCTGGCTGCGGTGGTGGCTGCCCAGGCCAGCAACAGCACCTCCTCGGGCAACGCGACCATGGCCGCGATCAGCTCGGGCATGGGCCTGATGCAGCAGCGGCAGATCAACTACACCCGCTCCAACGAATCGGAGGCCGACCGCCTCGGCATTCGCACCCTGTCGCGCAGCGGCTATGACGTGGACGCGATGGCCGGCTTCTTCGAGCGCATGTCGGCGGCGATGCGCGGCAACGAGGGCGGCTACAGCGTGCCCGAGTTCCTGCGCACCCACCCGGTCAACATCACCCGTATCAGCGAGGCCAAGGCCCGCGCCGAGCAGATGAAGAAGGACACGGTGCTGCTGACCACCAGCACCCCCAGCGGCGAACGCAAGGAGCGGGTGAATCCGGCCGATCCAGGGCTGGCCGAGCCGCTGCTGCGCGGAAACAACCCCTTGCTGCCCAGCAGCGTGCTGCGCATTCCGGTCGGCCAGCTGGCCCGTGGCGCCAGCGGCGACTTCGAGTGGGCACGGGAACGCCTGCGGGTGCTGAGCGCCGATTCCACCGCCGAGCTGGAGCGCGAATACGCGGACATGGCCAAGCGGCAGAAGGACGGCCTCAACGACGCCCAGCGCTACGGCCAGGCGCTGGCTGTCATGCGCGGCGGCCGCAGCGGTGCCACGCAGGCCCGGCAGACCCTGGCCAGCCTGCTGCAGACCCGCCCGGACAACCTGTGGCTGGCACTGGGCCTGGGCGAGGCCGAATCGCGTGCCGGGCTGGGCGCGCAGGCCAACACCCGTTTCGAGCAGCTGCTGCGCGAGCACCCCAACAGCCGGCCCGTGGCCCTGACCTACGCCGAGATCCTGAACGAACAGGGCACCCGAGAGGCGGGCCAGCGCGCGCAGGCCATGCTGCGGCCCCTGCTGTCGCAAAGTGGTAACGATCCGGTCTTCCAGCAGCGATACGCCCGCGCCAGCGAGCTGGCCGGTGACAGCGTGCGCGCCAGCGAGGCCTATGCCGAGGCCGCCTTCCTCAGCGGCCGCCCGGAGCAGTCGCTGATGCAGCTGCAGGCGCTCAAGCGCAACCCGGCGCTGGACTACGTGGGCCGGGCACGGGTGGACGCACGCATCGAGGCGATCACCCCCACCGTGCTGGAGCTGCGCCGCCAGGGCGTGCAGGACCCGGACCTCGACCGCCGCTGA
- a CDS encoding flavin reductase family protein — translation MSCTFHSYRPADGHRLPHDPFNAIIGPRPIGWISSCDAEGTLNLAPYSFFNAFNYTPPIIGFSSQGRKDSLRNIEATGEFAWNLATFDLAEAMNESCRGVGPEVDEFALAGLTPLASTQVAPPRVAQSPVSMECRCTQIVRLRDAAGQDTNGWLVLGEVVAVHIDTRLLVDGIYDTAAAAPILRGGGPADYFRIGAEQRFRMFRPA, via the coding sequence ATGTCCTGCACCTTCCACAGCTACCGCCCGGCAGACGGACACCGCCTTCCGCACGACCCGTTCAACGCCATCATCGGCCCACGCCCGATCGGCTGGATTTCCAGCTGTGACGCCGAAGGGACACTGAACCTGGCGCCGTACAGCTTCTTCAATGCGTTCAACTACACCCCGCCGATCATCGGCTTCTCCAGCCAGGGCCGCAAAGACTCGCTGCGCAACATCGAAGCGACCGGTGAGTTCGCCTGGAACCTGGCGACCTTCGACCTGGCCGAAGCAATGAACGAAAGCTGTCGTGGGGTCGGGCCGGAGGTCGACGAGTTCGCCCTGGCCGGGCTGACGCCACTGGCCTCCACACAGGTCGCGCCACCCCGCGTGGCACAGAGCCCGGTGAGCATGGAGTGCCGTTGCACCCAGATCGTGCGCCTGCGCGATGCCGCCGGGCAGGACACCAACGGCTGGCTGGTGCTGGGCGAAGTGGTCGCAGTGCACATCGACACCCGTTTGCTGGTCGACGGCATCTACGACACCGCTGCAGCGGCGCCTATCCTGCGCGGCGGCGGCCCCGCCGACTACTTCCGCATCGGCGCCGAACAACGCTTCCGCATGTTCCGCCCAGCCTGA